One Methylobacterium oryzae DNA window includes the following coding sequences:
- a CDS encoding amino acid ABC transporter substrate-binding protein, with product MATLCWAGLAAPSVAEGRLDKIRATGQISLGFPDASPPFGFLDQNAKPVGYSLEICEHVAQKLKAALGLPRLEVRHVPVMSATRIPLINNGTIDLECGTASNLPERHKLVSFAPTTFVAQVVLVAKKDTPVDVDDIASFRGKAISAQAGGETQRVATRINVRDKLDIQVMPAKDTAEVFLLVETGRAAGAINDDALAHATVAGAKRPADYKIGTKGLEFAPYGILEPKDDAAFKAAVDKAVVELIQDGTVARLYGKYFEQPIPPKGINLELPMSDVLKRALANPTDSGDEAAYR from the coding sequence TTGGCCACTCTGTGCTGGGCCGGCCTCGCCGCGCCGTCGGTCGCCGAGGGGCGCCTCGACAAGATCCGCGCGACCGGACAGATCAGCCTCGGCTTCCCGGACGCGTCGCCGCCCTTCGGCTTCCTCGACCAGAACGCCAAGCCGGTCGGCTATTCGCTGGAGATATGCGAACACGTCGCGCAGAAGCTCAAGGCCGCGCTCGGCCTGCCCAGGCTCGAGGTGCGCCACGTGCCGGTGATGTCGGCGACCCGGATCCCGCTGATCAACAACGGCACGATCGACCTGGAATGCGGCACCGCCAGCAACCTGCCCGAGCGGCACAAGCTGGTCTCGTTCGCGCCGACCACCTTCGTGGCGCAGGTGGTGCTGGTGGCCAAGAAGGACACGCCGGTGGATGTCGACGACATCGCCTCGTTCCGCGGCAAGGCCATCTCGGCGCAGGCCGGCGGCGAGACCCAGCGCGTCGCCACCCGGATCAACGTCCGCGACAAGCTCGACATCCAGGTGATGCCGGCCAAGGACACCGCCGAGGTGTTCCTGCTCGTGGAGACCGGCCGCGCGGCGGGCGCCATCAACGACGACGCCCTGGCCCACGCCACGGTTGCGGGGGCCAAGCGGCCGGCGGATTACAAGATCGGCACCAAGGGCCTGGAATTCGCGCCCTACGGGATCCTGGAGCCGAAGGACGACGCGGCCTTCAAGGCTGCGGTCGACAAGGCGGTGGTCGAGCTGATCCAGGACGGGACCGTGGCGCGCCTCTACGGCAAGTATTTCGAGCAGCCGATCCCGCCGAAAGGTATCAACTTGGAGTTGCCGATGAGCGACGTGCTCAAGCGGGCCCTGGCCAACCCCACCGATTCCGGTGACGAGGCGGCCTACCGGTAG
- a CDS encoding LysR substrate-binding domain-containing protein, whose product MTFRHIEAFRAVVATGSMTEASRRLHTSQPQVSRLIAQLEAITGLPLFDRSGSRVVPSLDGTRFHAEVERAFVGLTSLESAAARIRAFGAERLRVAAMPRLAGGLLARAVVRFRAAHPDVIVAIHSGDDETVNHWLATGSCDAALTMLYGDAPEARAEHVETRACVAVLPRDHALAARESLAPADFQGVPFVAASLGSALRDRTEAVFEAAGIGLTITAEAGLGASICTLVSAGLGVSVMNPLAAHEEAKVSPIAIRPFAPALPVHFALLFPPDHARGRLMRAFGACARTVLLEELAQLPDAAGGRPADVAQAARFSAPA is encoded by the coding sequence ATGACCTTCCGGCACATCGAGGCCTTCCGGGCCGTGGTGGCCACCGGGTCCATGACCGAGGCGAGCCGCCGGCTCCACACCTCGCAGCCACAGGTCAGCCGCCTGATCGCGCAGCTGGAGGCGATCACCGGCCTGCCCCTGTTCGACCGGAGCGGGAGCCGGGTCGTGCCCTCCCTCGACGGGACGCGGTTCCACGCGGAGGTCGAGCGCGCCTTCGTGGGCCTCACGAGCCTGGAATCGGCGGCCGCGCGCATCCGCGCCTTCGGGGCGGAGCGGCTGCGGGTGGCCGCGATGCCCCGACTGGCGGGCGGGCTCCTCGCGCGCGCGGTCGTGCGCTTCCGCGCCGCGCATCCGGACGTGATCGTGGCGATCCATTCCGGCGACGACGAGACCGTGAACCACTGGCTCGCCACCGGCTCCTGCGACGCCGCGCTGACGATGCTGTACGGCGACGCCCCGGAGGCGCGCGCCGAGCATGTCGAGACGCGCGCCTGCGTCGCCGTCCTGCCGCGGGACCACGCCCTCGCCGCGCGGGAATCGCTCGCGCCCGCGGATTTTCAGGGCGTGCCCTTCGTCGCCGCGTCGCTCGGGAGCGCCCTGCGCGACCGGACCGAGGCCGTCTTCGAGGCCGCCGGCATCGGCCTGACCATCACCGCCGAGGCCGGCCTCGGCGCCTCGATCTGCACCCTCGTCTCGGCCGGGCTCGGGGTCAGCGTCATGAACCCGCTGGCCGCCCACGAGGAGGCGAAGGTCTCGCCGATCGCGATCCGTCCCTTCGCCCCCGCGCTCCCGGTGCACTTCGCGCTGCTGTTCCCCCCGGACCACGCCCGGGGGCGGCTGATGCGGGCCTTCGGCGCCTGCGCGCGGACGGTCCTGCTGGAGGAGCTCGCCCAGCTGCCGGACGCCGCGGGCGGGCGTCCGGCCGACGTCGCTCAGGCGGCGCGCTTCTCGGCGCCGGCGTAG
- a CDS encoding 3-hydroxyacyl-CoA dehydrogenase NAD-binding domain-containing protein: MTLTDFRFETDPDGVALATWDMPGRSMNVITEGVMDQLEQIIEQVASDPAIKGCVIATGKDNFSGGADLTMLQGLGRAYEQLKAEQGEEVAMRHFFEASRRLSLLFRRLETCGKPFAAAIQGLCLGGAFELALSCHHRVASDDGKTRVGLPEIKVGLFPGGGGTQRVARLMQTGDALQMLFKGEQIRAPMAKGMGLIHAVAPQAEIVERAKAWIREGGSAVAPWDVPKFKAPSGKVYSPAGMMIWPPANAIYRRETHDNYPAAKAILASVYEGLQLPMDLALRVESRYFAHILRSTEAAAMIRTLFISMGELNKGARRPKDVPATNLRKVGVIGAGFMGAGVAYVTAQAGIEVVLVDQSVEAAEKGKAYAHTLITGQINKGRAKTADREALLGRIQATADYGALAECDLVIEAVFEDPRVKAEVIQKVEAVIRPDAIFASNTSTLPITGLAKASQRPAQFVGIHFFSPVEKMMLVEIIKGEATGDAALATALDYVRLIKKTPIVVNDARGFFANRCVGAYILEGHKMLFEGVPPAMIESAGRQAGMPVGPLSLNDEVALDLVLKIAKATEAQVGQGAVDPAQKAVLAEMVENQGRLGRKNRKGFYDYPEGAPKRLWPGLKDLQPNRLDPDAVDFTELKQRLLVVQALEAARTVGEGVVTDPREADVGSILGFGFAPFTGGTLSYIDFMGAAAFVDLARALEAKHGPRFHVPDNLAAMAERGGTFYAGAEKRAA; the protein is encoded by the coding sequence GTGACGCTGACCGATTTCCGCTTCGAGACCGATCCCGACGGCGTCGCTCTGGCGACCTGGGACATGCCCGGCCGCTCGATGAACGTGATCACCGAAGGTGTGATGGACCAGCTCGAGCAGATTATCGAGCAGGTCGCGTCCGACCCGGCGATCAAGGGCTGCGTCATCGCCACCGGCAAGGACAATTTCTCCGGCGGCGCCGATCTCACCATGCTCCAGGGCCTGGGCCGGGCCTACGAGCAGCTGAAGGCCGAGCAGGGCGAGGAAGTGGCGATGCGCCACTTCTTCGAGGCCTCCCGACGCCTGTCGCTGCTGTTCCGGCGGCTGGAGACCTGCGGCAAGCCCTTCGCGGCGGCGATTCAGGGCCTGTGCCTGGGCGGCGCCTTCGAGCTGGCGCTGTCGTGCCATCACCGCGTCGCCTCCGACGACGGGAAGACCCGGGTCGGCCTGCCGGAGATCAAGGTCGGCCTGTTCCCGGGCGGCGGCGGCACGCAGCGGGTCGCCCGCCTGATGCAGACCGGCGACGCCCTGCAGATGCTGTTCAAGGGCGAGCAGATCCGCGCGCCCATGGCCAAGGGCATGGGGCTGATCCACGCGGTGGCGCCGCAGGCCGAGATCGTGGAGCGCGCCAAGGCCTGGATCCGCGAGGGCGGCTCGGCTGTGGCGCCCTGGGATGTGCCGAAGTTCAAAGCGCCGTCCGGCAAGGTTTACTCGCCCGCCGGCATGATGATCTGGCCGCCGGCCAACGCCATCTACCGGCGCGAGACCCACGACAACTACCCGGCTGCCAAGGCGATCCTGGCCTCCGTCTACGAGGGCCTTCAGCTGCCGATGGACCTCGCCCTGCGGGTCGAGAGCCGGTACTTCGCGCATATCCTGCGCTCGACCGAGGCGGCGGCGATGATCCGCACGCTGTTCATCTCCATGGGCGAGCTGAACAAGGGTGCGCGCCGCCCGAAGGACGTGCCGGCCACGAACCTGCGCAAGGTCGGCGTGATCGGCGCCGGCTTCATGGGCGCGGGCGTCGCCTACGTCACCGCCCAGGCCGGGATCGAGGTGGTGCTGGTCGACCAGTCGGTCGAGGCGGCCGAGAAGGGCAAGGCCTACGCCCACACGCTCATCACCGGCCAGATCAACAAGGGCCGCGCCAAGACCGCCGACCGGGAGGCGCTGCTCGGCCGGATCCAGGCCACGGCGGATTACGGCGCCCTCGCGGAGTGCGACCTCGTGATCGAGGCCGTCTTCGAGGATCCGCGGGTGAAGGCCGAGGTGATCCAGAAGGTCGAGGCGGTGATCCGCCCCGACGCGATCTTCGCGTCCAACACCTCGACCCTGCCGATCACCGGCCTGGCCAAGGCGTCGCAGCGGCCCGCGCAGTTCGTCGGCATCCACTTCTTCTCGCCCGTGGAGAAGATGATGCTCGTCGAGATCATCAAGGGCGAGGCGACCGGGGACGCGGCGCTCGCCACCGCTCTCGACTACGTGCGGCTGATCAAGAAGACCCCGATCGTCGTCAACGACGCCCGCGGCTTCTTCGCCAACCGCTGCGTCGGCGCCTACATCCTCGAAGGCCACAAGATGCTCTTCGAGGGCGTGCCGCCGGCGATGATCGAGAGCGCCGGCCGCCAGGCGGGCATGCCGGTCGGGCCGCTGTCGCTCAACGACGAGGTCGCCCTCGACCTCGTGCTCAAGATCGCCAAGGCCACCGAGGCGCAGGTCGGGCAGGGCGCCGTCGACCCGGCGCAGAAGGCGGTCCTCGCCGAGATGGTCGAGAACCAGGGCCGGCTCGGCCGCAAGAACCGCAAGGGCTTCTACGACTATCCCGAGGGCGCGCCGAAGCGCCTCTGGCCCGGCCTGAAGGACCTGCAGCCGAACCGCCTCGACCCCGACGCCGTCGACTTCACCGAGCTGAAGCAGCGGCTCCTGGTGGTCCAGGCGCTGGAGGCCGCCCGCACGGTCGGCGAGGGCGTGGTCACCGATCCGCGCGAGGCCGATGTCGGCTCGATCCTCGGTTTCGGCTTCGCGCCGTTCACCGGCGGGACCCTGTCGTACATCGACTTCATGGGCGCGGCGGCCTTCGTCGACCTCGCGCGGGCGCTCGAGGCCAAGCACGGGCCCCGTTTCCACGTGCCCGACAACCTGGCCGCGATGGCCGAGCGCGGGGGCACCTTCTACGCCGGCGCCGAGAAGCGCGCCGCCTGA
- a CDS encoding EAL domain-containing protein, whose translation MTKDSGCRACRAGTKLDFDFTMAFQPILDLADGSVWAYEALVRGPKGEPAYTILDRVTDETRYQFDQAARVKAIELAGTLFPRDSATRLSINFMPNAVYEPNACIRASLEAARRIDFAHRRIMFEFTEQERFRDIDHVKGIVAAYRKQGFLTALDDFGAGFAGLSLLANFRPDLIKIDMDVLRGLDSDAGRYAIVSGVVAIARALDVAVLAEGVETAAELDALRSIGITLVQGYHFAKPLLEGLPPVAGFTPMVAARAA comes from the coding sequence ATGACGAAGGATTCCGGCTGCCGCGCCTGTCGCGCCGGCACCAAGCTCGACTTCGACTTCACGATGGCGTTCCAGCCGATCCTCGACCTCGCGGACGGCAGCGTCTGGGCCTACGAGGCGCTGGTGCGCGGCCCGAAGGGTGAGCCGGCCTACACGATCCTCGACCGGGTGACCGACGAGACCCGCTACCAGTTCGACCAGGCCGCCCGCGTCAAGGCGATCGAGCTCGCCGGCACGCTGTTTCCCCGCGACAGCGCCACGCGGCTGTCGATCAACTTCATGCCCAACGCGGTCTACGAGCCGAATGCCTGCATCCGCGCCTCGCTCGAGGCGGCGCGGCGCATCGACTTCGCACACCGGCGGATCATGTTCGAGTTCACCGAGCAGGAGCGCTTCCGAGACATCGATCACGTCAAGGGCATCGTCGCCGCCTACCGGAAGCAGGGGTTCCTGACGGCGCTCGACGATTTCGGCGCCGGCTTCGCGGGCCTGAGCCTGCTCGCCAATTTCCGCCCCGACCTGATCAAGATCGACATGGACGTGCTGCGCGGCCTCGACAGCGACGCCGGGCGCTACGCCATCGTCTCGGGCGTGGTCGCAATCGCCCGAGCCCTCGACGTGGCGGTGCTCGCCGAGGGCGTGGAGACCGCGGCGGAGCTCGACGCCCTGCGCAGCATCGGGATCACGCTCGTCCAGGGCTACCACTTCGCCAAGCCCCTCCTGGAGGGGCTGCCCCCGGTCGCGGGCTTCACCCCCATGGTGGCCGCGCGCGCGGCCTGA
- a CDS encoding acetyl-CoA C-acetyltransferase has translation MTDAFIYDHVRTPRGRGKADGSLHEVTALRLAETALRALKDRNGLDTGLVDDVVLGCVDPVGEAGGDIARAAALVADYGAHVPGVQINRFCASGLDAVNFAAAQVMSGQHEMAVGGGVESMSRIGIGASGGAWPVDPAIAIKSYFMPQGVSADLIATKYGFTRDDCDAYAVRSQERAAKSWGEGLFDRSVVPVRDVNGITLLDRDEHMRPGTDMQSLAALKASFVQMGQMGGFDAVATDAHPDVESVEHVHHAGNSSGIVDGAAAVLIGSSAAGEAAGLRPRGRIRAFANIGSDPALMLTGPVDVTRKVLAKSGLSLSDIDLFEVNEAFAAVVLRFCQAFDLDPEAVNVNGGAIALGHPLGATGAMILGTALDELERTGKERALVTLCIGAGMGTATIIERV, from the coding sequence ATGACGGACGCCTTCATCTACGACCACGTTCGCACGCCGCGCGGGCGCGGCAAGGCGGACGGCTCCCTCCACGAAGTCACCGCCCTGCGGCTTGCCGAGACGGCGCTCCGCGCCCTCAAGGACCGCAACGGACTCGATACCGGCCTCGTCGACGACGTGGTGCTGGGCTGCGTCGATCCGGTGGGCGAGGCGGGGGGCGACATCGCCCGCGCCGCCGCCCTCGTGGCGGATTACGGCGCGCACGTGCCGGGCGTGCAGATCAACCGCTTCTGCGCCTCCGGCCTCGACGCGGTGAACTTCGCCGCCGCGCAGGTCATGAGCGGCCAGCACGAGATGGCGGTGGGCGGCGGCGTCGAATCGATGAGTCGCATCGGCATCGGCGCCTCGGGCGGCGCCTGGCCGGTCGACCCGGCGATCGCCATCAAGTCCTACTTCATGCCGCAGGGCGTCTCGGCCGACCTGATCGCCACCAAGTACGGCTTCACGCGGGACGATTGCGACGCCTACGCGGTCCGCTCTCAGGAGCGCGCGGCGAAATCCTGGGGTGAGGGGCTGTTCGACCGCTCGGTGGTGCCGGTCCGCGACGTGAACGGCATCACGCTGCTCGACCGCGACGAGCACATGCGTCCAGGCACCGACATGCAGTCGCTCGCCGCGCTGAAGGCGTCGTTCGTGCAGATGGGCCAGATGGGCGGCTTCGACGCCGTCGCGACGGACGCGCATCCGGACGTGGAGAGCGTGGAGCACGTCCATCACGCCGGCAACTCCTCCGGCATCGTCGACGGCGCCGCCGCCGTGCTGATCGGTTCTAGCGCTGCCGGCGAGGCTGCGGGCCTGCGCCCGCGCGGCCGGATCCGCGCCTTCGCCAATATCGGGTCCGACCCGGCCCTGATGCTCACCGGGCCGGTGGACGTCACCCGCAAGGTCCTGGCGAAGTCGGGCCTGAGCCTGTCGGACATCGACCTGTTCGAGGTCAACGAGGCCTTCGCGGCCGTGGTCCTGCGCTTCTGCCAGGCCTTTGACCTAGACCCGGAGGCGGTCAACGTGAATGGCGGGGCCATCGCCCTCGGCCACCCGCTCGGCGCCACCGGCGCGATGATCCTCGGAACCGCGCTCGACGAGCTGGAGCGGACCGGGAAGGAGCGCGCGCTGGTCACTCTGTGTATCGGCGCCGGCATGGGCACCGCGACCATCATCGAGCGGGTGTGA